One Malaclemys terrapin pileata isolate rMalTer1 chromosome 7, rMalTer1.hap1, whole genome shotgun sequence genomic region harbors:
- the LGALS12 gene encoding galectin-12 isoform X3, producing MGPTSPVDFILQPPVFHPVLPYITTIFGGLTRGKMVLVQGVVFAEAERFQVDFQCGCSVMPRPDIAIHFNPRFRSRPHVICNTLQNGRWLEETKFPHLPLKRGEAFQLLFLFGQDEVQPFDASRTEYPVAHPMQLNSSKLAVPYCHPLPRGLASRDTIIVRGLVCPVPEGFSLSLREDPSHVPLRLSTCFRTRALMWSSFPDGALSHTEKVAACFPFHPQRFFELLLVCEEGSFKLALNGIPLGQYDTPWLSWDRITELWIEGDVTLYSVLS from the exons ATGGGCCCCACTTCTCCGGTAGATTTCATCCTCCAGCCCCCAGTTTTCCACCCG GTGCTCCCATACATCACGACGATCTTCGGTGGCTTGACCCGTGGGAAGATGGTTCTGGTGCAGGGCGTGGTCTTTGCAGAGGCCGAAAG GTTCCAGGTGGATTTCCAGTGTGGCTGTAGTGTGATGCCCCGGCCAGACATTGCCATCCACTTCAATCCCCGCTTCCGCTCCCGGCCTCATGTAATCTGCAACACCCTGCAGAACGGGCGCTGGCTGGAGGAGACCAagttcccccacctccctctcaAGAGGGGAGAGGCCTTCCAGCTGCTCTTCCTCTTTGGGCAGGATGAGGTGCAG CCCTTTGACGCCAGCCGAACTGAGTACCCTGTTGCTCAT CCAATGCAGCTAAACAGCTCCAAGCTG GCTGTGCCATACTGCCACCCGCTCCCCCGTGGACTTGCATCAAGAGACACCATTATAGTGAGAGGACTGGTTTGCCCAGTGCCAGAGGG ATTCAGCCTCAGCCTGAGGGAAGACCCGTCCCATGTGCCCCTAAGACTCAGCACCTGCTTCAGAACCAGAGCCCTGATGTGGAGCTCCTTCCCAGATGGGGCCCTGAGCCACACAGAGAAAGTGGCAGCCTGCTTCCCCTTTCATCCCCAGCGCTTCTTTGAG TTGCTGCTTGTCTGTGAGGAGGGGAGTTTCAAACTGGCACTCAACGGGATCCCCCTGGGACAGTATGACACGCCTTGGCTCTCCTGGGACCGGATCACAGAGCTGTGGATAGAGGGTGACGTCACACTCTACAGTGTCCTCTCCTGA
- the LGALS12 gene encoding galectin-12 isoform X5 yields MGPTSPVDFILQPPVFHPVLPYITTIFGGLTRGKMVLVQGVVFAEAERFQVDFQCGCSVMPRPDIAIHFNPRFRSRPHVICNTLQNGRWLEETKFPHLPLKRGEAFQLLFLFGQDEVQVSVNGQHFLQYRSRLPLARVDTVGVFGDIMVKSMAFLRSNPFDASRTEYPVAHPMQLNSSKLAVPYCHPLPRGLASRDTIIVRGLVCPVPEGCCLSVRRGVSNWHSTGSPWDSMTRLGSPGTGSQSCG; encoded by the exons ATGGGCCCCACTTCTCCGGTAGATTTCATCCTCCAGCCCCCAGTTTTCCACCCG GTGCTCCCATACATCACGACGATCTTCGGTGGCTTGACCCGTGGGAAGATGGTTCTGGTGCAGGGCGTGGTCTTTGCAGAGGCCGAAAG GTTCCAGGTGGATTTCCAGTGTGGCTGTAGTGTGATGCCCCGGCCAGACATTGCCATCCACTTCAATCCCCGCTTCCGCTCCCGGCCTCATGTAATCTGCAACACCCTGCAGAACGGGCGCTGGCTGGAGGAGACCAagttcccccacctccctctcaAGAGGGGAGAGGCCTTCCAGCTGCTCTTCCTCTTTGGGCAGGATGAGGTGCAG GTAAGTGTGAATGGGCAGCACTTCCTCCAGTACCGCTCCCGCCTGCCCCTGGCCCGAGTGGACACCGTAGGGGTGTTTGGCGACATCATGGTGAAGAGCATGGCCTTCCTGCGCAGCAAT CCCTTTGACGCCAGCCGAACTGAGTACCCTGTTGCTCAT CCAATGCAGCTAAACAGCTCCAAGCTG GCTGTGCCATACTGCCACCCGCTCCCCCGTGGACTTGCATCAAGAGACACCATTATAGTGAGAGGACTGGTTTGCCCAGTGCCAGAGGG TTGCTGCTTGTCTGTGAGGAGGGGAGTTTCAAACTGGCACTCAACGGGATCCCCCTGGGACAGTATGACACGCCTTGGCTCTCCTGGGACCGGATCACAGAGCTGTGGATAG
- the LGALS12 gene encoding galectin-12 isoform X2, with translation MVLVQGVVFAEAERFQVDFQCGCSVMPRPDIAIHFNPRFRSRPHVICNTLQNGRWLEETKFPHLPLKRGEAFQLLFLFGQDEVQVSVNGQHFLQYRSRLPLARVDTVGVFGDIMVKSMAFLRSNPFDASRTEYPVAHPMQLNSSKLAVPYCHPLPRGLASRDTIIVRGLVCPVPEGFSLSLREDPSHVPLRLSTCFRTRALMWSSFPDGALSHTEKVAACFPFHPQRFFELLLVCEEGSFKLALNGIPLGQYDTPWLSWDRITELWIEGDVTLYSVLS, from the exons ATGGTTCTGGTGCAGGGCGTGGTCTTTGCAGAGGCCGAAAG GTTCCAGGTGGATTTCCAGTGTGGCTGTAGTGTGATGCCCCGGCCAGACATTGCCATCCACTTCAATCCCCGCTTCCGCTCCCGGCCTCATGTAATCTGCAACACCCTGCAGAACGGGCGCTGGCTGGAGGAGACCAagttcccccacctccctctcaAGAGGGGAGAGGCCTTCCAGCTGCTCTTCCTCTTTGGGCAGGATGAGGTGCAG GTAAGTGTGAATGGGCAGCACTTCCTCCAGTACCGCTCCCGCCTGCCCCTGGCCCGAGTGGACACCGTAGGGGTGTTTGGCGACATCATGGTGAAGAGCATGGCCTTCCTGCGCAGCAAT CCCTTTGACGCCAGCCGAACTGAGTACCCTGTTGCTCAT CCAATGCAGCTAAACAGCTCCAAGCTG GCTGTGCCATACTGCCACCCGCTCCCCCGTGGACTTGCATCAAGAGACACCATTATAGTGAGAGGACTGGTTTGCCCAGTGCCAGAGGG ATTCAGCCTCAGCCTGAGGGAAGACCCGTCCCATGTGCCCCTAAGACTCAGCACCTGCTTCAGAACCAGAGCCCTGATGTGGAGCTCCTTCCCAGATGGGGCCCTGAGCCACACAGAGAAAGTGGCAGCCTGCTTCCCCTTTCATCCCCAGCGCTTCTTTGAG TTGCTGCTTGTCTGTGAGGAGGGGAGTTTCAAACTGGCACTCAACGGGATCCCCCTGGGACAGTATGACACGCCTTGGCTCTCCTGGGACCGGATCACAGAGCTGTGGATAGAGGGTGACGTCACACTCTACAGTGTCCTCTCCTGA
- the LGALS12 gene encoding galectin-12 isoform X6 — MGPTSPVDFILQPPVFHPVLPYITTIFGGLTRGKMVLVQGVVFAEAERFQVDFQCGCSVMPRPDIAIHFNPRFRSRPHVICNTLQNGRWLEETKFPHLPLKRGEAFQLLFLFGQDEVQVSVNGQHFLQYRSRLPLARVDTVGVFGDIMVKSMAFLRSNPFDASRTEYPVAHPMQLNSSKLAVPYCHPLPRGLASRDTIIVRGLVCPVPEGRGQL, encoded by the exons ATGGGCCCCACTTCTCCGGTAGATTTCATCCTCCAGCCCCCAGTTTTCCACCCG GTGCTCCCATACATCACGACGATCTTCGGTGGCTTGACCCGTGGGAAGATGGTTCTGGTGCAGGGCGTGGTCTTTGCAGAGGCCGAAAG GTTCCAGGTGGATTTCCAGTGTGGCTGTAGTGTGATGCCCCGGCCAGACATTGCCATCCACTTCAATCCCCGCTTCCGCTCCCGGCCTCATGTAATCTGCAACACCCTGCAGAACGGGCGCTGGCTGGAGGAGACCAagttcccccacctccctctcaAGAGGGGAGAGGCCTTCCAGCTGCTCTTCCTCTTTGGGCAGGATGAGGTGCAG GTAAGTGTGAATGGGCAGCACTTCCTCCAGTACCGCTCCCGCCTGCCCCTGGCCCGAGTGGACACCGTAGGGGTGTTTGGCGACATCATGGTGAAGAGCATGGCCTTCCTGCGCAGCAAT CCCTTTGACGCCAGCCGAACTGAGTACCCTGTTGCTCAT CCAATGCAGCTAAACAGCTCCAAGCTG GCTGTGCCATACTGCCACCCGCTCCCCCGTGGACTTGCATCAAGAGACACCATTATAGTGAGAGGACTGGTTTGCCCAGTGCCAGAGGG cagggggcagctgtga
- the LGALS12 gene encoding galectin-12 isoform X1: MGPTSPVDFILQPPVFHPVLPYITTIFGGLTRGKMVLVQGVVFAEAERFQVDFQCGCSVMPRPDIAIHFNPRFRSRPHVICNTLQNGRWLEETKFPHLPLKRGEAFQLLFLFGQDEVQVSVNGQHFLQYRSRLPLARVDTVGVFGDIMVKSMAFLRSNPFDASRTEYPVAHPMQLNSSKLAVPYCHPLPRGLASRDTIIVRGLVCPVPEGFSLSLREDPSHVPLRLSTCFRTRALMWSSFPDGALSHTEKVAACFPFHPQRFFELLLVCEEGSFKLALNGIPLGQYDTPWLSWDRITELWIEGDVTLYSVLS, from the exons ATGGGCCCCACTTCTCCGGTAGATTTCATCCTCCAGCCCCCAGTTTTCCACCCG GTGCTCCCATACATCACGACGATCTTCGGTGGCTTGACCCGTGGGAAGATGGTTCTGGTGCAGGGCGTGGTCTTTGCAGAGGCCGAAAG GTTCCAGGTGGATTTCCAGTGTGGCTGTAGTGTGATGCCCCGGCCAGACATTGCCATCCACTTCAATCCCCGCTTCCGCTCCCGGCCTCATGTAATCTGCAACACCCTGCAGAACGGGCGCTGGCTGGAGGAGACCAagttcccccacctccctctcaAGAGGGGAGAGGCCTTCCAGCTGCTCTTCCTCTTTGGGCAGGATGAGGTGCAG GTAAGTGTGAATGGGCAGCACTTCCTCCAGTACCGCTCCCGCCTGCCCCTGGCCCGAGTGGACACCGTAGGGGTGTTTGGCGACATCATGGTGAAGAGCATGGCCTTCCTGCGCAGCAAT CCCTTTGACGCCAGCCGAACTGAGTACCCTGTTGCTCAT CCAATGCAGCTAAACAGCTCCAAGCTG GCTGTGCCATACTGCCACCCGCTCCCCCGTGGACTTGCATCAAGAGACACCATTATAGTGAGAGGACTGGTTTGCCCAGTGCCAGAGGG ATTCAGCCTCAGCCTGAGGGAAGACCCGTCCCATGTGCCCCTAAGACTCAGCACCTGCTTCAGAACCAGAGCCCTGATGTGGAGCTCCTTCCCAGATGGGGCCCTGAGCCACACAGAGAAAGTGGCAGCCTGCTTCCCCTTTCATCCCCAGCGCTTCTTTGAG TTGCTGCTTGTCTGTGAGGAGGGGAGTTTCAAACTGGCACTCAACGGGATCCCCCTGGGACAGTATGACACGCCTTGGCTCTCCTGGGACCGGATCACAGAGCTGTGGATAGAGGGTGACGTCACACTCTACAGTGTCCTCTCCTGA
- the LGALS12 gene encoding galectin-12 isoform X4, translating to MGPTSPVDFILQPPVFHPVLPYITTIFGGLTRGKMVLVQGVVFAEAERFQVDFQCGCSVMPRPDIAIHFNPRFRSRPHVICNTLQNGRWLEETKFPHLPLKRGEAFQLLFLFGQDEVQVSVNGQHFLQYRSRLPLARVDTVGVFGDIMVKSMAFLRSNPFDASRTEYPVAHVSPAERLSTNPMGRRVFPCSAPSIIGTSSSLPPMRQPWSVCRGRWLRFSRAPGDVEGVPGHRHSQQGLIVEAALVALKISQCS from the exons ATGGGCCCCACTTCTCCGGTAGATTTCATCCTCCAGCCCCCAGTTTTCCACCCG GTGCTCCCATACATCACGACGATCTTCGGTGGCTTGACCCGTGGGAAGATGGTTCTGGTGCAGGGCGTGGTCTTTGCAGAGGCCGAAAG GTTCCAGGTGGATTTCCAGTGTGGCTGTAGTGTGATGCCCCGGCCAGACATTGCCATCCACTTCAATCCCCGCTTCCGCTCCCGGCCTCATGTAATCTGCAACACCCTGCAGAACGGGCGCTGGCTGGAGGAGACCAagttcccccacctccctctcaAGAGGGGAGAGGCCTTCCAGCTGCTCTTCCTCTTTGGGCAGGATGAGGTGCAG GTAAGTGTGAATGGGCAGCACTTCCTCCAGTACCGCTCCCGCCTGCCCCTGGCCCGAGTGGACACCGTAGGGGTGTTTGGCGACATCATGGTGAAGAGCATGGCCTTCCTGCGCAGCAAT CCCTTTGACGCCAGCCGAACTGAGTACCCTGTTGCTCATGTGAGTCCAGCTGAACGTCTCAGCACCAACCCAATGGGCCGGCGGGTGTTCCCTTGTAGTGCTCCCTCCATCATCGGCACCAGCTCAAGCCTCCCTCCTATGAGACAACCGTGGTCTGTTTGCAGGGGCAGATGGCTGAGGTTTTCCAGAGCCCCTGGGGACGTTGAGGGGGTGCCTGGCCATAGACACTCCCAACAGGGTCTGATTGTTGAGGCAGCGCTGGTCgctttgaaaatcag CCAATGCAGCTAA